A stretch of Pyrenophora tritici-repentis strain M4 chromosome 7, whole genome shotgun sequence DNA encodes these proteins:
- a CDS encoding cytochrome P450 67 — translation MDAVRDAVQSIAQGSVTRGAGVAALFGVLFHLAIQPLEFELIMYHSMAAFMFTFFGMVYSFGLVKATIFTASFNAALLASISVYRLFFHRCGRFPGPLAAGISRFYAASLAAKDVQYYKELAKLHHQYGDFVRTGPREISVLHKSAVPLIYGPYSECTKGTPYGQNGNNPKICSVHATRGHHEHRLRRRAWDRGFSTKALGTYELRIKAKTDLLKSQLVKNAGKPMDVSAWSMFFSFDVMGDVGFGRDFNNLKSGVEHAAIKSVHDHMKVVGILNAVPWLTNLIGSIPGAAAGYNGFFSFCSDQIREKHRVHGLLSQYAGERLTFHRHGMLKSTPDLLSVR, via the exons ATGGACGCAGTCCGAGATGCTGTACAGAGCATAGCTCAAGGTAGCGTGACGCGTGGCGCTGGAGTAGCAGCCTTGTTCGGCGTCCTTTTCCACCTAGCAATCCAACCCCTTGAATTTGAGTTGATCATGTATCACTCCATGGCGGCCTTTATGTTTACTTTTTTCGGCATGGTGTACTCCTTCGGACTCGTCAAAGCGACAATCTTCACAGCAAGCTTCAACGCCGCACTACTGGCCAGCATCTCCGTATATCGGCTCTTCTTTCACCGATGCGGAAGGTTTCCTGGCCCCCTTGCTGCCGGAATTTCGAGATTCTACGCTGCAAGTCTGGCAGCCAAAGATGTGCAATACTACAAGGAGCTGGCAAAGTTGCACCATCAGTATGGTGACTTTGTACGCACCG GGCCGCGAGAGATCAGCGTTCTACACAAGTCAGCCGTTCCATTGATCTATGGACCCTACTCGGAATGTACTAAGGGAACGCCATACGGTCAGAACGGGAACAATCCAAAGATATGTTCTGTACATGCAACGCGTGGCCACCACGAACATCGCCTTCGACGGCGCGCTTGGGATAGGGGCTTTTCTACCAAAG CGCTCGGCACATATGAACTGCGTATCAAGGCAAAAACCGACTTGCTCAAGAGCCAACTCGTGAAGAATGCGGGAAAGCCAATGGATGTATCTGCATGGTCCATGTTTTTCAGCTTTGATGTCATGGGCGATGTCGGCTTCGGCAGAGACTTTAACAATCTCAAAAGTGGTGTTGAACATGCTGCAATCAAGAGTGTACATGATCACATGAAGGTTGTAGGGATACTAAACGCTGTACCATGGTTGACCAACCTTATAGGCTCGATACCCGGCGCAGCAGCTGGGTATAAtggcttcttttctttttgCTCGGATCAAATCAGAGAGAAACATCGAGTACATGGCCTACTTTCTCAATATGCGGGCGAACGACTGACATTCCATAGACATGGGATGCTGAAGAGTACCccagacttgctatcagtcaggtaa
- a CDS encoding CypX, Cytochrome P450 has translation MIIAGSETTAVTLATALFYLAKYPAKQTKLQHLLNQSMPGGFMDWSYEKAKSISYLDDIINETLRLQPALMTGGARETPAKGVQIDDTYIPGNTNVVIPVSLIQRDPRWWQQAEEFVPERFGELKQEMETEGAPYLPFSLGVYSCPGKNLAMMSLRTALSMIAMSFDVGFAPGETGVRFEEEKLDTLTVTLPPLYLKFTPRESI, from the exons ATGATTATCGCTGGAAG CGAGACCACAGCCGTAACCCTCGCCACCGCCCTCTTCTACCTCGCCAAATATCCCGCAAAGCAGACGAAACTTCAACATCTCCTCAACCAATCAATGCCAGGCGGCTTCATGGACTGGTCCTACGAAAAAGCAAAGTCAATCTCCTACCTCGATGACATCATTAATGAGACACTGCGCCTCCAACCAGCACTAATGACAGGCGGCGCGCGCGAAACACCGGCAAAAGGCGTTCAAATAGACGACACCTACATCCCCGGTAACACAAACGTCGTCATACCCGTTTCTCTCATTCAACGCGACCCGCGGTGGTGGCAACAAGCCGAGGAGTTTGTCCCTGAGCGCTTTGGCGAGTTAAAACAGGAGATGGAGACGGAAGGGGCGCCGTATCTACCTTTTTCGCTTG GTGTGTATAGTTGTCCGGGGAAGAATCTAGCCATGATGAGTCTGCGGACTGCGCTTTCGATGATAGCAATGAGTTTTGATGTTGGGTTTGCGCCAGGGGAGACGGGTGTGCGGTTTGAAGAGGAGAAGTTGGATACGTTGACCGTGACGCTTCCGCCTCTTTACTTGAAGTTTACACCAAGGGAGAGCATATGA
- a CDS encoding ankyrin repeat domain containing protein, with translation MRATWVAIESSFLAEHPEDRHHVSLSELEFSATVLPAGSFVSNQEQRILPRRRPPLYNKGWRFYIKLQPELFQLLNTGVSTELQGYPGDILFGMALSRASAKLKEYHSDVKSLINGATAVAQPSIRAEGIVMRINSAIPGGGSEKHAHTPNPNLYEAAASGSITAFSDLRKSDTNKARTAEQVFRCKGGYNRESILAARFEYTAIKQKIISSANSSTSLAPSELCITIGPDEIYDDHSDPRNTLLHLAAAFGVCEAIIHLTEDKHLDLNARNTEDETPLYKASIAGQYEATVLLLNLGADPSICVRRTQVTCLHWLFVFDPSRMSEVARELMSHGTLVDKYARPLVNGNYIFEESVHYPFHWPIGAHTCQQFG, from the exons ATGCGCGCCACATGGGTTGCTATCGAGTCTAGCTTTCTTGCAGAGCACCCAGAGGACCGTCATCATGTGTCACTTTCAGAGCTGGAATTTTCCGCAACCGTACTGCCAGCTGG AAGCTTTGTATCGAACCAGGAGCAGCGCATATTGCCCCGTCGAAGACCACCACTTTACAACAAAGGATGGAGATTTTATATCAAGTTACAACCTGAGCTATTCCAACTTCTCAATACGGGTGTATCCACTGAATTGCAAGGCTATCCAGGAGATATTCTCTTTGGCATGGCGCTTAGCCGGGCGAGTGCAAAACTCAAAGAATACCACAGCGATGTAAAAAGCCTGATAAATGGAGCGACTGCCGTAGCTCAGCCCTCAATTCGCGCTGAAGGAATTGTAATGCGGATAAATTCTGCCATACCAGGCGGTGGTTCCGAAAAACACGCGCATACGCCTAATCCCAACCTTTACGAAGCCGCAGCATCTGGCTCAATCACGGCATTTTCAGACCTTCGGAAGTCTGATACCAATAAGGCTAGAACGGCCGAGCAAGTGTTTCGATGCAAAGGCGGATATAATCGCGAAAGCATTCTTGCAGCCAGATTCGAGTATACCGCTATCAAACAGAAGATCATATCCTCCGCCAACAGCAGTACCTCTCTCGCTCCTAGTGAGCTTTGCATTACAATCGGGCCAGATGAAATTTATGACGACCATTCTGACCCTCGGAATACGCTCTTACATCTCGCCGCTGCTTTCGGTGTGTGTGAAGCGATCATCCATTTGACAGAGGATAAGCATCTAGACTTGAATGCTCGAAATACGGAAGACGAGACACCGCTTTATAAAGCTAGCATAGCGGGACAGTATGAAGCCACCGTACTATTGCTAAATCTAGGTGCAGATCCTTCCATCTGCGTGAGAAGAACGCAAGTTACGTGCCTACATTGGCTTTTCGTGTTCGATCCATCACGCATGAGTGAAGTTGCCCGCGAATTGATGTCACATGGCACTCTTGTAGACAAATATGCAAGACCACTTGTCAATGGAAACTACATCTTTGAGGAATCTGTTCACTATCCTTTCCACTGGCCTATTGGGGCCcatacttgtcaacaatTCGGCTAG